The Deltaproteobacteria bacterium genome has a segment encoding these proteins:
- the amt gene encoding ammonium transporter produces the protein MEAADVKLMLDTVWVLLCAALVFFMNAGFGCVESGLARSKNTVNILAKNFIVFGFGVIGYWAVGYGLMFGGGSGFAGTEGWLLSGLDAEPGSLPLAAVFFFQLCFAVTAATIVSGAVAERIHIKAFLVFSVVLTTAIYPIVGHWVWGADGWLAARGFTDFAGSTVVHSVGGWAALAGAMLLGPRLGKYSATGAVQPIPGHSMPLVFLGGMILWLGWFGFNAGSQLAADPEAIAHICATTALAASFGTVSATLWSYVRAGKPDLTLIVNGMLGGLVGVTAGCSVVELEGAAAIGAIAGVLVIEAVMWFDRVRIDDPVGATSVHLVCGVFGTLMVGVFGHRGVGGFEGQGLVYGGGLAQLGTQALGAVAVGAFVFPIAVAVWFALKRTIGIRVSEEDELAGLDLAEHGMEAYPEAPERDSRLAAALAREAAPDADLVPAATPRG, from the coding sequence ATGGAAGCCGCTGACGTCAAGTTGATGCTCGACACCGTGTGGGTGCTGCTTTGCGCCGCGCTCGTGTTCTTCATGAACGCGGGGTTCGGCTGTGTGGAGTCCGGCCTCGCCCGCTCGAAGAACACGGTCAACATCCTCGCGAAGAACTTCATCGTGTTCGGGTTCGGCGTGATCGGCTACTGGGCCGTCGGCTACGGTCTGATGTTCGGCGGCGGCAGCGGCTTCGCCGGCACCGAGGGCTGGCTGTTGTCCGGGCTCGACGCGGAGCCGGGATCGCTGCCGCTGGCCGCCGTGTTCTTCTTTCAATTGTGTTTCGCCGTCACGGCCGCCACCATCGTGTCGGGGGCGGTGGCCGAGCGCATCCACATCAAGGCGTTCCTGGTGTTCTCGGTCGTCCTCACCACGGCCATCTATCCGATCGTCGGCCACTGGGTGTGGGGCGCCGACGGCTGGCTCGCCGCCCGCGGATTCACCGATTTTGCGGGCTCGACCGTCGTGCACTCGGTCGGCGGCTGGGCCGCGCTGGCGGGCGCGATGCTGCTCGGCCCGCGGCTGGGCAAGTACTCGGCGACCGGTGCCGTGCAGCCGATCCCCGGCCACAGCATGCCGCTGGTGTTCCTCGGCGGCATGATCCTGTGGCTCGGCTGGTTCGGGTTCAACGCCGGCAGCCAACTCGCCGCCGACCCCGAGGCGATCGCCCACATCTGTGCGACCACCGCGCTCGCGGCGTCGTTCGGCACGGTGTCGGCGACCCTGTGGTCCTACGTCCGTGCCGGCAAGCCCGATCTCACGCTGATCGTCAACGGGATGCTCGGCGGCCTCGTCGGCGTCACCGCCGGCTGCTCGGTGGTCGAACTGGAAGGGGCCGCGGCGATCGGCGCGATCGCCGGCGTGCTCGTGATCGAGGCGGTCATGTGGTTCGACCGCGTGCGCATCGACGATCCGGTGGGCGCCACGTCGGTGCACCTGGTGTGCGGCGTGTTCGGCACGTTGATGGTCGGCGTGTTCGGCCATCGCGGAGTCGGCGGCTTCGAGGGCCAGGGGCTGGTGTACGGTGGCGGCCTCGCGCAACTCGGTACGCAGGCGCTCGGCGCGGTGGCCGTCGGCGCGTTCGTGTTCCCGATCGCGGTGGCGGTGTGGTTCGCGCTCAAGCGGACGATCGGCATCCGCGTGTCGGAGGAGGACGAACTCGCCGGGCTCGACCTGGCGGAACACGGGATGGAGGCCTATCCGGAGGCGCCCG
- a CDS encoding YjbQ family protein yields MAVHETIDVRSTTREELIDITRLVRDAIRNTGVTSGLAVVFVPHTTAAIALQENSDPSVKSDMLSHLRALVPRDVGSGRHADDNVDAHIKAAIVGQSLTVVVDGGKPVLGQWQAVFFCEFDGPRQRRVLVRAVADAAPRRAAP; encoded by the coding sequence ATGGCGGTGCACGAAACGATCGACGTTCGCTCCACGACGCGCGAAGAGCTCATCGACATCACGCGGCTCGTTCGCGATGCGATCCGCAACACCGGCGTGACCAGCGGGCTCGCGGTCGTATTCGTGCCGCACACGACCGCCGCGATCGCACTGCAGGAAAACAGCGACCCGAGCGTCAAGTCCGACATGCTCTCGCACCTGCGCGCGCTCGTTCCGCGCGACGTCGGCAGCGGCCGGCACGCCGACGACAACGTCGACGCTCACATCAAGGCGGCGATCGTCGGCCAGTCGCTCACGGTCGTCGTCGACGGCGGCAAGCCGGTGCTCGGCCAGTGGCAGGCCGTGTTCTTCTGCGAGTTCGACGGGCCCCGCCAACGCCGCGTGCTGGTGCGCGCGGTCGCCGACGCGGCCCCGCGGCGAGCCGCGCCGTAG
- a CDS encoding ATP-grasp domain-containing protein, protein MKVAFTHNLRLSDSEEEAEFDTAETVDAIASAIEAAGHEVDKIEVSGSASNLLERLESSDPDIIFNTAEGARGRMREAFYPTLFEELGVPYTGSDAYTLTLTLDKWLSKVVLSQYGIDSPRARLVTDASLAQVVEGGVGLAFPVIVKPNYEGSSKGIGTDSVAHDHAALCRLLRAGLRAYPDGVLVEEFISGIDVSIGYIDGVGHDDGLLMPVEHIVDPDHENPYNVYDYRLKILEPGAVKFRCPADIPRDVAARLRAISHTAIRALGIKDLARIDFRIGDNDRIYLLEVNALPSLERQSSIVAATAQYQLSYDQTIQAVLNASAIRQGVATAGELGLRRRRRRGRTIKVGFTYNVKREHETDEHAEFDPPDTIIAIANALARQGHIVVHLEATPDLPRVLAEADVDLVFNIAEGVEGRNREAQVPALCELLGIPYTGSDSATLAIALDKALAKKVLMQHDILTPAFQVMETGRERLSPDLRFPLIVKPNAEGSSKGIGSTNVVDNEDELREAVQNLLERYKQPVLVEEYIKGREFTVGLLGDKRPRVLPPMEIIFRDKSIERPVYDYVVKQEWEKHVYYECPAKLTPTELRAIEKIARETFWALDCRDVARVDLRMADDGQIYVLEINPLPGLTPDYSDLVLIARAVGMDYDELIAEVMLGGLRRLREKWREERELEREAAMAEQHKKKANGARKQAGNGAGRKDDRKDDKDRAAKAAARRRAPTNGNGNDTADADVDVSAEVPSSDSLH, encoded by the coding sequence ATGAAGGTCGCGTTCACGCACAACCTGCGCCTGTCCGACTCGGAAGAAGAAGCCGAGTTCGATACTGCGGAAACGGTCGACGCGATCGCCAGCGCCATCGAGGCGGCCGGCCACGAGGTCGACAAGATCGAAGTGTCCGGCTCCGCGTCCAATCTGCTCGAACGGCTCGAGTCGTCGGACCCGGACATCATCTTCAACACGGCCGAGGGCGCGCGCGGGCGCATGCGCGAGGCGTTCTACCCGACCCTGTTCGAGGAACTCGGCGTGCCGTACACCGGGTCGGACGCCTACACGCTCACGCTCACGCTCGACAAGTGGCTGTCGAAGGTCGTGCTGTCGCAGTACGGCATCGACAGCCCGCGCGCGCGCCTGGTGACGGACGCGAGTCTCGCGCAGGTGGTGGAAGGCGGCGTCGGCCTCGCGTTTCCCGTCATCGTCAAGCCGAACTACGAGGGGTCGTCCAAGGGCATCGGCACCGATTCGGTCGCGCACGACCACGCCGCGCTGTGCCGGCTGCTGCGCGCCGGGCTGCGCGCCTACCCGGACGGCGTCCTGGTCGAGGAGTTCATCTCCGGCATCGACGTGTCGATCGGATACATCGACGGCGTCGGCCACGACGACGGCCTGCTGATGCCGGTCGAGCACATCGTCGACCCCGACCACGAAAACCCGTACAACGTCTACGACTACCGCCTCAAGATCCTCGAGCCGGGCGCAGTCAAGTTCCGCTGCCCGGCGGACATCCCCCGCGACGTCGCCGCGCGCCTGCGCGCCATCAGCCACACCGCCATCCGGGCGCTCGGCATCAAGGACCTGGCGCGCATCGACTTCCGCATCGGCGACAACGACCGCATCTACCTGCTCGAGGTCAACGCGCTGCCGTCGCTGGAGCGCCAGTCCTCGATCGTCGCGGCCACGGCGCAGTACCAGCTCAGCTACGACCAGACCATCCAAGCGGTGCTCAATGCGTCGGCGATTCGCCAGGGGGTCGCCACTGCAGGCGAACTCGGCCTGCGCCGGCGGCGCCGCCGCGGCCGGACGATCAAGGTCGGCTTCACGTACAACGTCAAGCGCGAGCACGAAACCGACGAGCACGCCGAGTTCGACCCGCCGGACACGATCATCGCCATCGCGAACGCGCTCGCTCGCCAGGGCCACATCGTCGTCCACCTCGAGGCCACGCCCGACCTGCCGCGCGTCCTCGCCGAGGCCGACGTCGACCTCGTGTTCAATATCGCCGAGGGCGTCGAGGGCCGCAACCGCGAGGCGCAGGTGCCGGCACTGTGCGAGCTGCTCGGCATCCCGTACACGGGCAGCGACTCGGCCACCCTCGCGATCGCGCTGGACAAGGCGCTGGCCAAGAAAGTGCTCATGCAGCACGACATCTTGACGCCGGCGTTCCAGGTCATGGAGACCGGACGCGAGCGCCTGTCACCCGACCTGCGGTTCCCGCTCATCGTCAAACCCAATGCCGAAGGTTCGTCCAAGGGAATCGGGTCGACCAACGTGGTCGACAACGAGGACGAGCTGCGCGAGGCGGTCCAGAACCTGCTCGAGCGCTACAAGCAGCCGGTGCTCGTCGAGGAGTACATCAAGGGCCGCGAGTTCACGGTCGGCCTGCTCGGCGACAAGCGGCCGCGCGTCCTGCCGCCGATGGAGATCATCTTCCGCGACAAGTCCATCGAGCGGCCGGTATACGACTACGTGGTCAAGCAGGAGTGGGAAAAGCACGTCTACTACGAGTGCCCCGCCAAGCTGACCCCCACCGAGTTGCGCGCCATCGAGAAGATCGCGCGCGAGACGTTCTGGGCACTGGACTGCCGCGACGTCGCTCGGGTCGACCTGCGCATGGCGGACGACGGGCAGATCTACGTCCTCGAGATCAACCCGCTGCCGGGGCTCACGCCCGACTACTCGGACCTGGTCCTGATCGCGCGCGCCGTCGGCATGGACTACGACGAGCTCATTGCCGAAGTCATGCTCGGCGGTCTGCGCCGGCTTCGCGAGAAATGGCGCGAGGAGCGCGAACTCGAACGCGAAGCGGCCATGGCCGAGCAGCACAAGAAAAAGGCCAACGGCGCGCGCAAGCAGGCCGGAAATGGTGCCGGGCGGAAGGACGACCGCAAAGACGACAAGGACCGCGCCGCCAAAGCGGCCGCCCGACGGCGCGCGCCGACCAACGGCAATGGGAACGACACCGCAGACGCCGACGTGGACGTGTCCGCCGAGGTGCCCAGTTCCGACTCGCTGCACTGA